A window from uncultured Desulfobacter sp. encodes these proteins:
- a CDS encoding ATP-binding protein — protein sequence MTHTDTAARQFEELAERIMTSRFESPSDQSVFYLMIGSSTRHWFSHLKDASQDYQKAYEIGKQYGNLQYAAYAFGHNMYCCFFQGMHLPQLIQDTKQSLVFSKTRLNHWATDLLEGGLSTFEALAEIHVVSEDGKIDDVQYLKQVKENKNIQVLCIYYILKTFYHVLLGNHRHALTLSDEAEQLIYTVGSQGLLPWPEHLCIKFLILTALYEDADTQTQAKWKSELYGIRDKLQLWNENCSENYSHKYLLIQAEIKRIENQQAEAILLYDHAIEAANQNEFVQWEGLANERACHFWSVRQNGYLAQIYWQQAYTCYHKWGANAKINLMENEFRKNLSSWFSDRYQDNTFITIQLDKKRIGFCEKHIKLQKSHSRDKLAFQHQAIVKKEADDLADAINRLRAETAERKRIEQALKESEDKYRQMFEDNTAIKLLIDPKNGDIVDNNSGASNFYGYDHNQFRKMKITDINILSPEEINAEMQKAKLSNRNHFIFKHKLASGEMRDVEVHSGPITYKGRTLLFSIIHDITDRKRMEEQQRQTHKMESIGTLAGGIAHEFNNILSIIIGNNELIMEDLPEWSLSRECADEIRLAGLRARDIVKHLLTFSRQDDSIKKAINIRSVVKESLRLIRSTTPTNIEIRDSFSPDCFPVFGDATQVNQILINLVNNAVYALPISGGRIDIELSNTVIDHMTGFSKNELAPGKYVRLLVRDNGSGMDKEILEKIFEPYFTTKDVNEGSGLGLSVVHGIVENHNGSITCDSKKGQGTTFTILIPAHDGPVETESKQKNTLPGRGESILYIDDEPSIAKLGKRHLQALGYEAFSITNPVEALDMVKSEPNRFDLIISDMAMPKMPGDQLIAEILIIKPDMPTIICTGYSSRISETEAAKMGVKAFLMKPLNKTELAKKVRQVLDDSIENEK from the coding sequence TTGACACACACCGATACTGCTGCACGCCAGTTTGAAGAATTGGCTGAGCGAATAATGACGTCAAGATTCGAATCACCTTCAGATCAAAGTGTTTTCTATCTTATGATCGGCAGTTCAACACGACATTGGTTCAGCCACTTAAAAGATGCAAGTCAAGATTACCAAAAAGCCTACGAAATTGGCAAACAATACGGCAACCTCCAGTATGCTGCATACGCTTTCGGGCATAACATGTATTGTTGTTTTTTCCAGGGAATGCATCTTCCCCAACTGATTCAAGACACAAAACAGTCCCTGGTTTTCAGTAAAACACGGTTGAATCATTGGGCTACCGATTTGCTTGAAGGTGGACTTAGTACCTTTGAGGCGCTTGCCGAAATCCATGTGGTTTCTGAAGATGGTAAAATTGATGACGTTCAATACCTTAAACAAGTAAAAGAAAATAAGAACATTCAGGTTCTCTGTATTTACTACATCCTTAAAACCTTTTATCACGTGTTACTTGGCAATCACCGGCACGCACTGACACTTTCTGATGAAGCCGAACAGCTAATCTATACAGTCGGTTCACAGGGTTTGCTTCCATGGCCTGAGCATCTGTGTATAAAGTTTCTGATTTTAACGGCACTTTACGAGGATGCCGATACTCAAACCCAAGCTAAATGGAAAAGTGAATTATACGGTATCCGCGACAAGCTACAATTATGGAATGAGAATTGCTCTGAAAATTATTCGCATAAATACTTATTAATCCAGGCTGAAATAAAACGAATTGAAAACCAACAAGCAGAGGCAATTTTATTATATGACCACGCTATTGAGGCTGCGAATCAAAACGAGTTTGTGCAGTGGGAAGGATTGGCCAATGAAAGGGCCTGTCATTTTTGGTCAGTTCGGCAGAATGGATATCTTGCCCAGATATATTGGCAACAGGCTTATACGTGCTACCACAAATGGGGAGCGAATGCCAAAATAAATTTAATGGAAAATGAATTCCGAAAAAACTTAAGCAGTTGGTTTTCTGACAGATATCAAGATAACACTTTTATTACCATCCAATTGGATAAGAAAAGAATTGGATTTTGCGAAAAACACATCAAGTTGCAGAAAAGCCATTCTCGGGATAAACTCGCGTTTCAACACCAGGCAATTGTAAAAAAAGAGGCCGATGACTTGGCTGATGCCATAAACCGTCTTAGGGCTGAAACTGCAGAGCGCAAACGTATTGAACAGGCACTAAAAGAAAGTGAAGATAAGTATCGGCAAATGTTTGAAGATAATACTGCCATCAAACTTTTGATTGATCCAAAAAATGGAGATATAGTTGATAACAATTCGGGTGCGTCGAACTTTTATGGTTATGATCATAACCAATTTCGAAAAATGAAAATTACGGATATCAATATTCTTTCGCCTGAAGAAATCAACGCTGAAATGCAGAAAGCAAAATTAAGTAATCGTAACCACTTTATTTTTAAGCATAAACTTGCGTCAGGAGAAATGAGGGATGTTGAAGTCCATTCTGGCCCGATCACATATAAGGGCAGAACTCTACTCTTTTCCATAATCCATGACATCACCGATCGGAAAAGGATGGAAGAGCAACAACGACAAACACACAAAATGGAATCTATTGGTACTCTTGCGGGAGGTATTGCCCATGAATTCAATAATATCTTAAGCATCATTATTGGAAACAATGAGCTTATTATGGAAGACCTGCCGGAATGGAGTCTTTCAAGAGAATGTGCTGATGAGATCCGATTGGCAGGTCTTAGAGCAAGGGATATTGTAAAACACCTCCTGACATTCAGTAGGCAGGATGATTCTATTAAAAAGGCTATAAATATTAGGTCGGTTGTAAAAGAATCCTTGAGACTCATTAGATCAACAACACCAACAAATATAGAAATCAGGGATAGTTTTTCCCCTGATTGTTTTCCTGTTTTTGGTGATGCGACCCAAGTCAATCAAATCCTGATCAACCTTGTCAATAATGCTGTTTATGCGCTACCCATTTCCGGTGGAAGGATTGATATTGAGCTTTCCAATACAGTTATAGACCATATGACTGGATTTTCGAAGAATGAATTGGCACCAGGAAAATATGTCAGACTGTTGGTAAGGGACAATGGAAGTGGTATGGATAAAGAAATACTTGAAAAAATATTCGAGCCCTATTTCACGACAAAAGATGTCAACGAAGGAAGTGGTCTTGGGTTATCCGTGGTCCATGGAATCGTTGAAAATCATAATGGGTCAATCACATGTGATAGTAAAAAAGGCCAAGGAACCACATTTACTATCCTGATACCAGCACATGATGGACCTGTAGAGACAGAATCAAAGCAAAAAAACACTCTGCCAGGAAGAGGTGAAAGTATCCTTTATATAGATGATGAACCCTCAATAGCAAAACTTGGAAAACGGCACTTGCAGGCGTTAGGTTATGAAGCGTTTTCAATAACTAATCCAGTTGAAGCCCTCGATATGGTAAAATCCGAACCCAATCGATTCGATCTCATAATTTCGGATATGGCAATGCCAAAAATGCCGGGAGACCAACTGATTGCTGAAATTTTGATTATAAAACCGGATATGCCTACGATAATATGCACTGGTTACAGTTCCCGGATTTCTGAAACTGAAGCTGCTAAAATGGGCGTAAAAGCTTTTCTAATGAAACCATTGAATAAAACTGAACTGGCCAAAAAGGTACGACAGGTCTTGGATGACAGTATTGAAAACGAAAAATAG